One part of the Sulfolobus tengchongensis genome encodes these proteins:
- a CDS encoding NAD(P)-dependent oxidoreductase, translating into MKIGLIGLGIMGYRIAANLAKAGKLNVVFDRTQDKMEKFVKEYKVAKSSTTKELVESSDVIITMLADDNAVKSVVEPLTPLMKGKILIDMSTISPTLSISLARKIENSGGLMYDAPVIGTSTFVEQKKLVVLVGGPKDKFDVVYDIAKETASAVVYMGSNGMGLYAKLVNNLLLGSYIAAVAEAYNFGVRAGLDPQQIANILTTLSSARSPTTELKAPKLLKEDYSTQFATKHMSKDLEIISREAQNLKVITPISSLALQLYKMAEALGYSEADFISIVEVFKRLSPKT; encoded by the coding sequence ATGAAGATAGGTCTCATAGGTTTAGGAATAATGGGATACAGAATTGCTGCAAATTTAGCAAAAGCAGGCAAGCTTAATGTAGTTTTTGATAGGACTCAAGATAAAATGGAAAAGTTCGTTAAAGAATATAAGGTTGCAAAATCTTCAACCACTAAGGAACTTGTTGAATCATCAGACGTTATAATAACTATGCTAGCCGATGATAATGCAGTAAAGTCTGTTGTAGAGCCACTAACACCTTTAATGAAGGGTAAGATTTTAATTGACATGAGTACAATAAGCCCTACGTTAAGTATCAGCCTTGCAAGGAAAATAGAGAATAGTGGTGGCTTAATGTACGACGCACCAGTTATAGGAACCTCGACATTTGTTGAACAGAAAAAATTAGTAGTGTTAGTAGGCGGACCAAAGGATAAGTTTGACGTAGTTTATGACATAGCTAAGGAAACAGCGTCCGCTGTAGTATATATGGGTTCAAACGGCATGGGACTTTATGCTAAATTGGTAAATAACTTACTTTTAGGCTCTTATATTGCAGCAGTTGCGGAAGCTTATAACTTTGGAGTAAGAGCTGGTTTAGATCCTCAACAAATAGCTAATATTTTAACTACCTTAAGTAGCGCTAGGTCTCCCACAACTGAGTTAAAAGCTCCAAAGCTATTGAAAGAAGATTATTCTACTCAATTTGCTACTAAACACATGAGTAAAGATTTGGAAATTATTTCAAGAGAAGCGCAGAACTTGAAGGTTATAACACCAATATCTTCATTAGCGTTACAATTATATAAAATGGCAGAGGCATTAGGTTATTCTGAAGCCGATTTTATTTCAATCGTTGAGGTATTCAAAAGGCTTTCCCCTAAAACCTAA
- a CDS encoding SDR family oxidoreductase: MHINISGKRVLITASTEGIGRGIAEAFLREGCNVVISSRNEEKVKKALLEMRNISPSVWGFVSDLTDLRSLEELVKSSIEIMNGIDILIINSGNPPREPSYFFENTLDDWDYSIKLYLLSAIKLVNLTHEYMRAQRWGRIFFLSSWTVKEPQRMFSLADISRAPLIQMAKLLSKELGGYNITVNTILMGSFETEGAKKSLRRYAEKTGEPLDFVWKREVISQIPIGRTGNIKEELGSLLVFLSSDYGSYINGTSILIDGGMTRSI, translated from the coding sequence ATGCACATTAATATTTCTGGTAAAAGGGTTCTCATTACAGCGTCAACTGAAGGGATAGGTAGAGGTATTGCAGAAGCCTTTTTAAGAGAAGGTTGCAATGTTGTGATATCCTCTAGAAATGAAGAGAAGGTAAAGAAAGCATTACTAGAGATGAGAAATATAAGCCCATCTGTATGGGGCTTCGTATCTGATTTAACAGATCTTAGATCATTAGAGGAATTAGTTAAGTCTAGTATTGAAATTATGAATGGAATAGATATTTTAATAATAAATTCTGGAAATCCACCCCGAGAGCCCTCTTATTTCTTTGAAAACACTTTAGATGATTGGGACTATTCAATCAAATTATATCTCCTAAGCGCAATAAAATTAGTAAATTTAACTCATGAATACATGAGAGCTCAAAGATGGGGCAGAATATTTTTCCTTTCTTCTTGGACAGTTAAGGAGCCACAAAGGATGTTTTCATTAGCTGACATATCAAGAGCCCCTTTAATTCAAATGGCAAAACTACTTAGCAAGGAACTGGGCGGATATAACATAACTGTTAATACAATTTTAATGGGAAGCTTTGAGACAGAAGGTGCAAAAAAATCTCTGAGAAGATATGCTGAAAAAACTGGCGAGCCTTTAGACTTTGTGTGGAAAAGAGAGGTCATTTCACAAATACCTATTGGCAGAACGGGAAATATAAAAGAGGAATTAGGTTCCCTATTAGTGTTTTTGTCCTCAGACTATGGTAGCTACATTAATGGTACGTCAATTCTAATTGATGGCGGGATGACTAGGTCGATTTAA
- a CDS encoding chromatin protein Cren7, whose product MSAGKKPVKVKTPSGKEMELTPEKVWALAPKGRKGVKIGLFKDPESGKYFRHKLPDDYPI is encoded by the coding sequence ATGAGTGCAGGGAAAAAGCCAGTAAAAGTAAAAACACCAAGTGGGAAAGAGATGGAATTAACTCCAGAGAAAGTGTGGGCTTTAGCACCTAAGGGCAGAAAAGGTGTGAAAATAGGTTTGTTCAAAGACCCAGAATCGGGTAAATATTTTAGGCACAAACTACCAGATGACTACCCCATATAA
- the pyrH gene encoding UMP kinase produces the protein MNIILKISGKFFDEDNVNNLLTLRESVESLIKHGFRVGIVTGGGSTARRYIKLAREIGIGEAYLDLLGIWASRLNAYLVMFSLQDLAYMHVPQSLEEFIQDWSHGKVVVTGGFQPGQSTAAVAALVAEASSSKTLIVATNVDGVYEKDPRIYNDVKLLPHLTTADLRKILESSQSVQAGTYELLDPLAIKIVERSKIRVIVMNYRKLDKIINILNGKEVSSVIEPA, from the coding sequence ATGAACATTATTTTAAAGATAAGTGGGAAATTTTTTGACGAGGATAATGTAAATAATCTATTAACCTTAAGGGAAAGTGTAGAGAGCTTAATTAAACATGGATTCAGAGTAGGAATAGTTACTGGTGGGGGTTCCACAGCTAGACGATATATAAAATTGGCGAGAGAAATTGGGATAGGTGAAGCTTATTTAGATTTGTTAGGTATATGGGCATCTAGACTTAATGCCTACTTAGTGATGTTTTCTTTGCAAGATCTGGCTTATATGCACGTTCCTCAAAGCTTAGAGGAATTTATACAAGATTGGTCTCATGGAAAGGTTGTAGTGACTGGTGGATTTCAGCCGGGACAATCTACCGCGGCCGTGGCTGCTTTAGTGGCTGAGGCATCCTCTTCTAAGACGTTGATTGTAGCCACTAACGTTGATGGTGTCTATGAGAAAGATCCGAGAATTTATAATGACGTAAAGTTACTACCTCATTTAACTACTGCAGATTTAAGAAAAATTCTAGAATCGTCACAATCAGTTCAAGCAGGTACATATGAGCTATTAGATCCCTTAGCTATAAAGATAGTTGAGCGTTCAAAGATAAGAGTTATAGTGATGAATTATAGAAAACTTGATAAGATAATTAACATATTAAATGGTAAGGAAGTATCATCGGTAATAGAACCAGCGTGA
- the lysS gene encoding homocitrate synthase, which produces MVKVGILDSTLREGEQTPGVIFTVEQRVEIAKALSDLGVAMIEAGHPAVSPDIYEGIKKIIKLKKEGVITSEIVGHSRAVKRDIEIAAELEVDRIAIFYGVSDIHLKAKHKTTREEALRVIAETISYAKSHGVKVRFTAEDGSRTDFEFLVTVSRVARDAGADRVSIADTVGILYPSKTKELFSALIKEVPNLEFDIHAHNDLGLAVANALAAVEGGATIVHTTVNGLGERVGIVPLQQIAAAIKYHFGIDVVKLDKLQYVSSLVEKYSGIPMPPNYPITGDYAFLHKAGVHVAGVLNDPRTYEFMPPETFGRSRDYTIDKYTGKHALRDKYEKLGVKLSDAEIDQILAKIKSNTTVRFYRDVDLLELAEEVTGRILKPRPPEHIEALISVKCDSNVYTTSVTRRLSVISGVKEVMEISGDYDILVKVEAKDSNDLNQIIESIRATKGVKSTLTSLVLKRM; this is translated from the coding sequence ATGGTAAAAGTAGGTATTTTAGATTCAACTCTAAGAGAAGGCGAACAGACTCCTGGTGTGATATTCACTGTAGAACAAAGGGTGGAGATTGCTAAGGCATTATCTGATTTAGGAGTAGCTATGATAGAAGCAGGTCATCCAGCGGTTTCTCCAGATATTTATGAGGGAATCAAAAAAATAATTAAACTAAAGAAAGAAGGAGTTATAACATCAGAAATTGTAGGTCACAGTAGAGCAGTTAAAAGGGATATAGAAATTGCAGCCGAATTAGAAGTAGATAGAATAGCGATATTTTATGGTGTTAGTGATATTCATTTAAAAGCTAAACATAAGACTACTAGAGAGGAGGCCCTAAGGGTAATAGCTGAGACTATTAGCTATGCTAAAAGTCATGGCGTTAAAGTGAGATTTACTGCTGAAGATGGGTCAAGAACAGACTTCGAATTCCTAGTTACTGTTTCCAGAGTAGCTAGGGATGCTGGAGCTGATAGGGTAAGCATAGCCGATACTGTTGGAATATTATATCCATCCAAAACTAAGGAATTGTTCAGTGCATTAATAAAAGAGGTCCCAAACTTGGAATTTGATATACATGCCCACAATGACTTAGGTTTAGCGGTTGCTAATGCATTAGCAGCAGTAGAGGGTGGTGCTACAATCGTTCATACCACAGTTAATGGACTTGGCGAGAGAGTGGGTATAGTTCCTCTGCAACAGATAGCTGCTGCAATTAAATATCATTTTGGGATAGATGTAGTAAAGCTGGATAAGTTACAATACGTATCAAGTCTTGTCGAGAAATACAGCGGTATCCCTATGCCACCTAATTATCCTATAACTGGGGATTATGCATTTTTGCATAAAGCAGGAGTTCATGTTGCAGGTGTGCTTAATGATCCTAGAACATACGAGTTTATGCCACCAGAGACATTTGGTAGATCAAGGGATTATACTATAGATAAATACACTGGAAAACACGCATTAAGAGACAAATATGAAAAATTGGGTGTAAAGTTATCTGATGCAGAAATAGATCAAATATTAGCTAAAATTAAATCTAATACCACAGTTAGATTTTATAGAGATGTAGATTTACTAGAGTTAGCTGAAGAAGTAACTGGGAGGATATTAAAACCAAGGCCACCAGAACATATAGAAGCGCTTATTTCTGTTAAGTGCGACTCCAACGTTTACACTACTTCAGTTACTAGACGCTTATCAGTAATTTCTGGTGTTAAGGAGGTTATGGAGATTTCAGGAGATTATGATATCTTAGTCAAAGTAGAGGCTAAAGACTCTAATGATCTAAACCAGATAATTGAAAGTATAAGAGCTACTAAAGGAGTGAAGTCGACTCTAACTTCTCTAGTTCTTAAGAGAATGTAA
- the rpiA gene encoding ribose 5-phosphate isomerase A: MDAKELLATYVLSYLKGKKVIGIGTGRTVRKLIEVLSGDDSIRKDSLFIASSIDTEIELSKYGFNVISPLSGIQPLVYIDSFDLVTKNGIMIKGGGGALLREKVLAYFSEYRIFIGEFSKLKDIKIIDVPVEVISISLNYVKKELEKRGFNVKVREGTGKIGPIISDNGNAILDVSVKDEDLCKFDKTVKEIPAVIETGVFCKELYDKIILADEQGKIEEMYAGDGI; the protein is encoded by the coding sequence GTGGATGCAAAAGAATTACTAGCAACATACGTATTAAGCTACTTAAAGGGAAAGAAAGTAATCGGTATAGGTACTGGAAGAACCGTGAGGAAATTAATAGAGGTTTTAAGCGGAGATGATAGTATAAGAAAAGATTCTCTGTTTATAGCAAGCTCTATTGACACTGAAATTGAATTAAGTAAATATGGCTTTAACGTTATCTCACCTCTCTCCGGAATCCAGCCATTAGTCTATATTGATAGTTTTGATCTAGTTACAAAAAATGGTATTATGATAAAAGGTGGAGGAGGTGCATTGCTAAGAGAGAAAGTTTTAGCTTATTTTTCAGAATACAGAATATTTATAGGAGAGTTTAGTAAATTGAAAGACATTAAAATTATTGATGTTCCAGTGGAGGTGATAAGTATCAGTTTAAATTACGTTAAGAAAGAGCTAGAAAAAAGAGGATTTAACGTGAAAGTTAGAGAGGGAACTGGTAAAATAGGACCAATTATTTCAGATAATGGAAATGCTATTTTAGACGTTAGTGTAAAAGACGAAGATTTATGCAAGTTTGATAAGACTGTTAAAGAAATACCAGCAGTAATAGAGACTGGCGTTTTCTGTAAAGAACTTTATGATAAGATAATATTGGCTGATGAACAAGGCAAAATTGAAGAAATGTATGCGGGGGACGGGATTTGA
- the pyk gene encoding pyruvate kinase, which produces MRKTKIVATLGPSSEVKVKELAEYVDVFRINFAHGDEESHKKYFDLIKTYAPEAGILVDLPGPKLRLGDFNGPIEVKKGDKIIFSQNNGIPVDDELFYSAVKEGSYILIADGTIRVKVTSVKKDQVEGIVIEGGILLPRKGINIPNVNLKSGITENDLRLLKRALDLGADYIGLSFVINENDVKKVKELVKGDAWIIAKIEKSEALKNLVNIVKEADGVMVARGDLGVENGLENLPLIQRRIIRIARVFGKPVILATQVLTSMINNPIPTRAEIIDISNSIMQGVDAIMLSDETAIGNYPVESIKTLHNIISNVEKSIHHRSIGPLNNESDAIALASVNACKISKADAIIVYTRSGNSVLRVSRLRPEKDIIGICPNPKLAKRLKLCYGVIPIIISKKMNSIDEIIEDSVKLAEEKMKGTKFKKVIIVGGDPKQKEGKTNFVIIKSLE; this is translated from the coding sequence ATGAGAAAAACTAAGATAGTAGCTACTTTAGGTCCTTCCTCTGAGGTAAAAGTAAAAGAACTAGCCGAGTATGTAGACGTTTTTAGAATTAATTTTGCGCATGGAGACGAGGAGTCCCATAAAAAATACTTTGATCTCATTAAAACATATGCCCCAGAAGCTGGAATTTTAGTCGATCTCCCCGGACCTAAGCTGAGGTTAGGAGATTTTAATGGGCCAATAGAAGTGAAGAAAGGAGATAAGATAATTTTCTCCCAAAATAACGGAATTCCAGTAGATGATGAGCTATTCTATTCTGCAGTTAAGGAGGGTTCATATATTTTAATTGCAGATGGCACAATAAGGGTAAAGGTAACTTCAGTCAAAAAAGATCAAGTAGAAGGAATAGTAATAGAAGGTGGTATTTTATTACCGAGAAAAGGAATAAATATTCCTAATGTAAATTTAAAATCGGGAATAACTGAAAATGATCTGCGATTATTGAAGAGGGCCTTAGATTTAGGTGCAGACTATATAGGACTTTCTTTTGTAATCAACGAGAATGATGTAAAAAAAGTGAAGGAACTTGTAAAAGGTGATGCCTGGATTATTGCCAAAATTGAAAAAAGTGAAGCACTAAAGAACTTGGTTAATATTGTCAAAGAAGCTGATGGGGTTATGGTAGCTAGAGGCGATTTAGGAGTAGAAAACGGATTAGAAAATTTACCTTTAATCCAAAGAAGAATAATAAGAATAGCAAGAGTTTTTGGAAAACCAGTTATTTTGGCTACTCAAGTACTAACTTCAATGATAAACAATCCTATACCCACTAGAGCCGAAATTATAGATATATCTAACTCTATTATGCAGGGTGTTGACGCAATTATGTTAAGTGACGAAACGGCCATAGGGAATTATCCAGTTGAAAGTATAAAAACATTACACAATATTATTAGTAATGTAGAGAAAAGTATTCATCATAGATCAATTGGACCATTAAATAATGAAAGTGATGCCATCGCATTAGCATCTGTAAACGCTTGCAAAATATCCAAGGCTGACGCAATAATAGTGTATACTAGATCTGGAAACTCTGTACTACGAGTATCTAGATTAAGACCAGAGAAAGACATAATAGGAATATGCCCTAACCCAAAATTAGCTAAAAGGTTAAAATTATGTTACGGTGTAATACCCATTATTATAAGTAAGAAAATGAACTCTATAGATGAAATAATAGAGGATTCAGTAAAATTGGCCGAAGAAAAGATGAAAGGTACAAAATTCAAGAAAGTTATTATAGTAGGAGGAGACCCCAAACAAAAAGAAGGCAAAACTAACTTCGTTATAATTAAATCTCTAGAATAA
- a CDS encoding DUF1955 domain-containing protein: protein MSESQELRKKLIEAKKLILDGFVEQGIDLLSKIITPENIKDSNWIICNVIDTASCDAVVNILNSLGKIFDISACANIKRIVYCYAITNKMSEYIDLALDTIVKLNKKDSLDKLYNDLKNENIKPEFLLKIGIAYRKLGAIRESNDVLRKACENGLKEACEKIKEVASKVM from the coding sequence ATGAGCGAAAGTCAAGAGCTTAGAAAAAAATTAATTGAAGCCAAAAAGCTGATCCTTGACGGGTTTGTTGAGCAAGGGATAGATTTACTCTCTAAGATAATAACCCCTGAAAATATTAAGGACTCGAACTGGATCATATGTAATGTGATAGATACTGCAAGTTGCGATGCCGTTGTAAACATCTTAAATTCTTTAGGTAAGATATTTGATATATCTGCGTGTGCAAATATTAAGAGGATAGTTTATTGTTATGCTATTACGAATAAAATGAGTGAGTATATCGATCTAGCACTAGATACTATAGTTAAATTAAATAAGAAAGATTCTCTTGATAAATTATATAATGATTTAAAGAATGAGAATATTAAACCAGAATTTTTACTAAAGATAGGCATAGCGTATAGAAAATTAGGAGCAATCAGAGAAAGTAATGATGTATTAAGAAAAGCATGCGAGAATGGATTAAAGGAGGCATGCGAAAAGATTAAAGAAGTAGCAAGCAAGGTTATGTGA
- a CDS encoding FAD-dependent oxidoreductase has protein sequence MKVGIVGGGIVGLFTAYYLTREGIKDLVIYEKSFPGAGSIHAAGLIEPYRFDRINTINMVKKMLKYKINGATDIKEVDKLWLTELIKNLEKNPPQDAWDTLREMARFSLSEYKRLAEEKNDFDYHEDGLLELYYSHRELEKGIEEERKSPFNPKFEVMEVEGFAGGIFFPELSRISTEKFINRIIREIESNVTIVNKMVNKISEDGYINDEKYDVIVVASGIWSRYLKVPITAFKGYGYRVRGVSKLKQASVIVDYGLAISPLSDHIKITGGFDADFSNDSIRAEGFLKRAEKIVDIYYVYDLNIGFRPCSPDGFPIIGRKNNVVLATGACRLGWSYGPAIGKYASDFALSKVTDLGYISRYYHQ, from the coding sequence TTGAAAGTTGGAATAGTTGGTGGTGGCATAGTAGGCTTATTCACGGCTTATTATCTGACTAGAGAAGGAATAAAAGATCTAGTGATCTACGAAAAAAGTTTTCCTGGTGCAGGTTCCATTCACGCTGCTGGATTAATAGAACCATATAGATTTGATAGAATAAATACCATAAATATGGTTAAAAAGATGCTAAAGTATAAAATAAATGGAGCCACGGACATAAAGGAAGTCGATAAACTCTGGTTAACCGAGCTTATTAAAAATTTGGAAAAGAATCCACCTCAGGACGCTTGGGATACACTAAGAGAAATGGCTAGATTCTCCCTATCGGAATATAAAAGATTAGCAGAAGAAAAAAACGATTTTGATTATCATGAAGATGGCCTTTTAGAATTGTATTATAGTCATAGAGAATTAGAGAAGGGAATAGAAGAGGAACGAAAAAGCCCTTTTAATCCCAAATTTGAAGTGATGGAAGTTGAAGGCTTTGCTGGTGGAATATTCTTTCCAGAGTTAAGTAGAATTTCTACTGAAAAATTCATTAATAGAATTATAAGGGAAATAGAAAGTAACGTTACTATCGTAAATAAGATGGTTAACAAAATATCAGAGGATGGATATATAAACGACGAAAAATATGACGTAATAGTGGTCGCTTCCGGAATATGGTCTAGATATCTAAAAGTACCAATAACTGCGTTTAAGGGCTATGGATATAGAGTAAGGGGAGTTAGTAAATTAAAGCAAGCCTCTGTTATCGTTGATTATGGTTTGGCAATATCTCCCTTAAGCGATCATATAAAAATAACGGGTGGTTTCGACGCTGATTTCTCAAATGATTCTATAAGAGCTGAAGGGTTTCTAAAAAGGGCTGAAAAGATTGTGGATATATACTACGTATATGATCTTAATATTGGCTTTAGACCTTGTTCCCCAGATGGATTCCCAATAATAGGAAGGAAAAACAATGTAGTGTTAGCTACTGGAGCTTGCAGACTAGGATGGAGTTATGGACCCGCAATTGGCAAATACGCATCAGATTTCGCATTAAGTAAGGTTACTGATCTTGGTTATATTTCCAGATATTATCATCAATAA
- a CDS encoding glycogen synthase, with translation MKRIESLWIPEDIKNVWMITFELQKVASMGGLGNATYNMAKHLAEKGLDVTVFMPSHGRHLDDYYRSLLNLKHIDLRIEGNRKGLDYNYYPYKIGFEEGKLDNFKVILVKGLDYNTGRILDSWNIYDNSMEKSALLARGLEGFVLNNLQNLPDIIHAQDWHAVIPAVKIKQVLEERRIIMPILYTIHLLNYVGAPWHYASQDWAGIEDCSHYIWMVSMHKLYKYSYVWDVLSNGKIEKFGCYEADMISSVSYSYLSFDVFNFAGNWIANKSCVTYNGTDWDVEEVKNKATTTYGTTDRKELRRKLLSSLHSLRVIPEDYITGNMLWNNRGRLGLRDDWTYDDLAEGPLMLFTGRLVYQKGIDLLLRAMKIIVNEINNARLLVFGIPSGDYNLLWDIIERAAEIRDNVRLIVGRMNHDLYKLFHYASSVFVIPSRWEPFGINSIEAMAVGLPVVAYAVGGLRETIVDIREDKDNGTGLLAKPESIDDLAKAIKIALYLSEASENNKSELLHNVSELGINDVNYWNKVRENAINRVRTKFRWDVAVNSLIECYKKTLEMAKYRALASF, from the coding sequence ATGAAAAGGATTGAATCACTTTGGATTCCAGAGGATATTAAAAACGTATGGATGATAACGTTTGAGTTACAAAAAGTAGCAAGTATGGGAGGATTGGGTAACGCTACTTACAATATGGCTAAACATTTAGCAGAAAAGGGATTAGATGTAACCGTTTTCATGCCTTCTCATGGCAGACACCTAGACGATTACTACAGATCTCTTCTAAATCTGAAACATATTGACTTAAGAATAGAGGGAAATAGAAAAGGCCTAGATTATAATTATTATCCTTATAAAATTGGATTTGAAGAGGGAAAATTAGATAATTTTAAAGTAATTTTAGTAAAGGGATTAGATTATAATACAGGTAGAATATTAGATTCGTGGAACATCTATGATAATTCGATGGAGAAATCAGCGTTATTGGCTAGAGGCTTAGAGGGATTTGTCTTAAATAATCTACAAAATCTCCCAGACATCATACACGCACAAGATTGGCATGCGGTAATACCAGCTGTCAAAATTAAACAAGTCCTAGAGGAAAGAAGAATAATTATGCCAATCCTTTATACTATACACTTATTAAACTACGTAGGTGCGCCGTGGCATTACGCCTCTCAAGACTGGGCTGGAATAGAAGATTGCTCTCATTATATCTGGATGGTATCAATGCATAAACTTTACAAATATTCTTATGTATGGGATGTTCTTTCGAACGGAAAAATAGAGAAGTTTGGTTGTTATGAAGCTGATATGATAAGTAGTGTTAGTTACAGCTATTTGAGTTTTGACGTATTTAACTTCGCCGGAAATTGGATCGCTAACAAGTCTTGCGTAACATATAATGGCACGGATTGGGATGTAGAGGAGGTAAAAAATAAGGCTACTACAACATATGGAACCACAGATAGAAAAGAGTTAAGAAGAAAGCTTCTTTCGTCATTACATTCTTTGAGAGTTATTCCAGAAGATTATATAACGGGCAATATGTTATGGAATAATAGAGGCAGATTAGGATTAAGGGATGATTGGACATATGATGATCTGGCAGAAGGACCTTTAATGCTATTCACTGGAAGATTGGTATATCAGAAGGGTATAGATTTGCTTTTAAGAGCTATGAAAATAATTGTAAATGAAATAAATAATGCTAGACTTTTGGTTTTTGGAATACCATCTGGAGACTATAACTTACTCTGGGACATAATAGAAAGAGCAGCAGAGATAAGAGATAATGTAAGATTAATAGTGGGTAGAATGAATCATGATCTATATAAATTGTTTCATTACGCATCTTCAGTGTTTGTAATACCATCTAGATGGGAACCATTCGGTATAAATTCAATAGAAGCTATGGCTGTGGGGTTACCGGTAGTAGCTTATGCTGTGGGGGGTTTAAGGGAAACTATAGTTGATATTAGAGAGGACAAAGATAATGGTACGGGATTATTAGCAAAACCCGAAAGCATAGACGACTTAGCTAAGGCTATAAAAATTGCGTTATATCTATCAGAAGCATCAGAGAATAATAAAAGTGAATTATTGCACAACGTTAGTGAACTTGGAATAAATGATGTAAATTATTGGAATAAAGTGCGTGAGAATGCCATAAATAGAGTTAGGACTAAGTTTAGATGGGATGTCGCAGTGAACTCTTTAATAGAATGCTATAAAAAAACTCTTGAAATGGCTAAGTATAGAGCATTAGCCTCATTTTGA
- a CDS encoding glycoside hydrolase family 57 protein: MKRIILGFEVHQPFRIRKDFFWNPRFRQNLEDRFFDTERNREIFERIKKNCYIPATSIILNSIERAEEEGREIKYFFSISGTFLEQAERWGKEVIELFQQLSYTHKVEFLAQTYYHSVTGLWEDKSEWKEQVKMHKEAIRTYFDQNPTTFENTELITNKEIVEEAEKMGFKMILSEGTERNLKGRSPNYVYKLKQHEIRILFRNYRLSDDIAFRFSNPQWDQYPLTASKYADWISASEGNVGLIFIDYETFGEHHKEHTGILEFLRWLPIELSKREVEMVTPKDVYNDVYHEIDIDHTTSWADIEKDEKSWLGNIMQWAYDDAVRRGEMPSKELGNEYLKVWRYFTTSDNYYYLFLGSGGPAEVHSYFNAFGSPIDAFINEFYAITAFIHEELQKLSIKNEPYIFTLGNKRASIAWNEKEFMEVVMRDERFKAHLKNLRLWLGNEKD, from the coding sequence ATGAAAAGGATAATATTAGGATTTGAAGTTCATCAACCGTTTAGAATCCGAAAGGACTTCTTTTGGAATCCTAGATTTAGGCAAAATCTTGAAGATAGATTTTTCGATACTGAAAGAAATAGGGAAATATTTGAGCGAATAAAAAAGAATTGCTATATTCCAGCAACTAGCATAATACTTAACTCTATTGAAAGAGCGGAAGAGGAGGGAAGAGAAATAAAGTACTTTTTTTCTATCTCAGGGACTTTCCTTGAACAAGCAGAAAGATGGGGAAAAGAAGTTATAGAACTTTTTCAGCAATTATCATACACTCATAAGGTAGAATTTCTAGCCCAAACATACTATCACTCAGTAACTGGATTATGGGAAGACAAGAGTGAATGGAAAGAGCAAGTTAAAATGCATAAAGAAGCGATAAGGACGTACTTTGATCAGAATCCTACTACATTTGAAAATACTGAACTAATAACCAACAAGGAGATTGTTGAAGAAGCTGAAAAAATGGGATTTAAAATGATATTAAGTGAAGGTACTGAAAGAAATCTAAAGGGCAGAAGCCCAAATTACGTTTATAAGCTAAAACAGCATGAAATTAGAATACTTTTTAGAAATTACAGACTAAGTGATGATATTGCATTTAGATTTTCTAATCCGCAATGGGATCAATATCCATTAACAGCTTCTAAATATGCAGATTGGATAAGCGCAAGTGAGGGAAACGTAGGGTTAATTTTCATAGACTACGAAACGTTTGGAGAGCATCATAAAGAACATACTGGTATTCTTGAGTTTCTTAGATGGCTACCAATAGAATTAAGTAAAAGAGAAGTTGAAATGGTAACGCCAAAAGATGTTTACAATGACGTATATCATGAGATTGATATAGATCATACCACGTCATGGGCAGATATTGAAAAGGACGAAAAGAGCTGGTTGGGTAATATAATGCAGTGGGCCTATGACGATGCGGTAAGAAGGGGTGAGATGCCTTCCAAAGAATTAGGAAACGAGTATTTAAAGGTCTGGAGATATTTTACAACAAGTGACAATTACTACTACCTCTTCCTAGGCTCTGGCGGTCCTGCTGAAGTTCATTCGTACTTTAACGCTTTTGGCTCTCCTATAGACGCGTTTATAAATGAGTTCTATGCGATAACAGCATTTATACATGAAGAGCTTCAGAAACTGAGTATAAAAAATGAGCCATATATATTTACTTTAGGAAATAAAAGAGCTTCAATAGCATGGAATGAAAAGGAATTCATGGAAGTAGTAATGAGAGATGAAAGGTTTAAAGCTCATTTAAAGAACTTAAGGCTGTGGTTAGGAAATGAAAAGGATTGA